The DNA sequence GGTCGGCGCGGCGGCGGTCGTCGTGGCGGTCCTGCTCGCGGGGACGGCGCCGGGCTTCGACCGCGGAGGCGCCACCTCCTTCACCGCCGGGGGCATCTCGATCGGCGGCACGGTCACGCCGCTCGTGGATCTGGGCAAGGATCTCCGCAGGCCGACCGCGGTTCGGGCGCTGACGTATACGACGAGCGCGGGCAGCGGCCAGTACCTCAAGCTCGCCTCGCTCGATCAGTTCACCGGGTCGGTCTGGAAGCACCGGGAGCGGGGCACCAGCAGGCTCTCGCCGGGCGCCACCATCGGTCCGGTCACGGGCCTGTCGCAGAAGGTCGCATCCACCAGGATCACCACGAGCGTGCAGATCGAGGACATGACGAGCCGCTGGCTGCCCGCCCCGGCGCCCGTCCGCTCGGTGAGCGGCCTAACGGGGACCTGGTCGTGGAACCCGGACGACCTGACGATCGGCGCCATCAACACGACAACGCAGGGGCAGAAGTACACCGCGACGAGCCTCATTCTCGAGCCGACCGCAGACCAGCTGAAGGCCGCCGGGGGGACCGTCCCCGATGACGTGCAGCGCGACCTGTTCCTCCCCTCCAACCTTCCCTCGATCATCACGACGACCGCGCTCGAGGCCACGTCGGGAGCCGTGTCCGAGTACGACAAGGCCGTGGCTCTCCAGGACTACTTCCGCGACAACGGGTTCGTGTACTCGACGCAGACGCCGCTCAAGCAGGGCTACGACGGCGACGGCGCACGGGTCATCGCCCGCTTCCTCCAGGTGAAGAGCGGCTACTGCGTGCACTTCGCGTCGGCGATGGCCCTCATGGCGCGGACGCTGGGGATCCCGTCGCGGGTGGCCGAGGGATACCTCCCGGGCGCGACGAGCGGAGGCACCGCCAGCAACCCGGGCACCTACACCGTCACGAGCGACGATCTCCACGCTTGGCCCGAGCTGTACTTCGCGGGCGTCGGCTGGGTCGCGTTCGAACCGACGGTCGGGAGGGGCACGGTTCCGAGCTACACGCGCCCCGAGACGGCCGCCGCCGCGCCGGCCCAGCAATCCGGCGCGGCTTCCAGTGCCGCGCCGAGGAGGCTGGTCCCGACCGATCCGGCCCAGGTCTCCGGGGCTCGCGGGACCACGCCCCCGTCGCCGTTCCAGCCCGTCGCCTCGGGCATCGGGGTGGCGCTGCTCGTGCTCGTCCTGCTCCTGGTCCCGGCCTTCCTCCGGCAGGCGCGACGGCGCACCCGGCTGAGACGGCTCGGCGAGAGCTGGGGCGGGGCCGCGCTCGTCTGGGACGA is a window from the Leifsonia sp. AG29 genome containing:
- a CDS encoding transglutaminase family protein, encoding MATESLTVAIPRLGSRRTGYWRLTGALVVQVLAISVALGGLIQGAAWWFALVITAGSLLVAGAALRTAGVRRLAVSGALAVLAVMIMTAAFGRGTGVLWLIPTPGTVASWGRYAEQAMLSIYQQGTPAESLPEFMFLVVGGACLLAVLLDLIAIGFRRAALTAVVVAVVLVVPAALLGDGLDPIALAASSAAYLWVLRCDVLTRRPGPARPAAALSVGAAAVVVAVLLAGTAPGFDRGGATSFTAGGISIGGTVTPLVDLGKDLRRPTAVRALTYTTSAGSGQYLKLASLDQFTGSVWKHRERGTSRLSPGATIGPVTGLSQKVASTRITTSVQIEDMTSRWLPAPAPVRSVSGLTGTWSWNPDDLTIGAINTTTQGQKYTATSLILEPTADQLKAAGGTVPDDVQRDLFLPSNLPSIITTTALEATSGAVSEYDKAVALQDYFRDNGFVYSTQTPLKQGYDGDGARVIARFLQVKSGYCVHFASAMALMARTLGIPSRVAEGYLPGATSGGTASNPGTYTVTSDDLHAWPELYFAGVGWVAFEPTVGRGTVPSYTRPETAAAAPAQQSGAASSAAPRRLVPTDPAQVSGARGTTPPSPFQPVASGIGVALLVLVLLLVPAFLRQARRRTRLRRLGESWGGAALVWDELRDTARDLGWAAPPTETPRVFARRIAAAVAGTPGEAAVLRLLDVRERDSYGPPTRAVAVGLPDDLRRVLGALEQASGRAARLKALLLPVSLLPAGWPPAANAGRAA